The region GTTCGCTCTTCTCCGTCGATGATAATATCCGTAAACGCCGGAATGCAAATCAAGTCCATGCCGCTCGGTGCGACAAACCCTCGTGCGATCGCTACTGCTTTAACGGCTTGGTTCAATGCACCTGCGCCGATCG is a window of Geobacillus kaustophilus DNA encoding:
- the spoVS gene encoding stage V sporulation protein SpoVS, whose protein sequence is MEILKVSAKSNPNSVAGALAGVLRERGAAEIQAIGAGALNQAVKAVAIARGFVAPSGMDLICIPAFTDIIIDGEERTAIKLIVEPR